One region of Xylanimonas ulmi genomic DNA includes:
- a CDS encoding CpaF family protein, whose amino-acid sequence MALRDRLAQQPGAQAEDRDLVTVYRERLLEEVDVDDLARLAPPQRRVRLERLLSRILSLDGPILSAAERGQLVQRIVDDALGLGVLEPLLADASVTEIMVNGPYDVFVERRGRVDRVATRFASTEQLYQTIDRIVSTVNRRVDESSPMVDARLPTGERVNVIIPPLALDGPSLTIRRFPAPYRLPELVAKGSLDRRTAALLGACVRARLNIVVSGGTGSGKTTFLNALSGLLPERERIVTIEDAAELQLQQPHVVRLESRPANVEGRGAVTIRDLVRNSLRMRPDRIVVGEVRGGEALDMLQAMSTGHDGSLATVHANSAFDALGRLETLASMSDIELPASTLRDQVNSAIDVVVHLERAADGSRRVVEVAALVSRRRSDYELTPLVEFVPDRLGPERVVTGRFEGHPLPSTLRDRLTLAGEALGGEAAP is encoded by the coding sequence ATGGCGCTGCGGGACCGGCTCGCGCAGCAGCCGGGCGCGCAGGCCGAGGACCGGGACCTCGTCACGGTCTACCGCGAGCGGCTGCTCGAAGAGGTGGACGTCGACGACCTGGCGCGGCTCGCACCGCCCCAACGCAGGGTGCGCCTGGAGCGGCTGCTGTCGCGCATCCTGTCGCTCGACGGCCCGATCCTGTCGGCGGCGGAACGCGGTCAGCTCGTCCAGCGCATCGTCGACGACGCGCTCGGGCTGGGCGTCCTCGAGCCGCTGCTGGCGGACGCGTCCGTCACCGAGATCATGGTCAACGGGCCGTACGACGTGTTCGTCGAGCGCCGTGGGCGTGTGGATCGGGTGGCGACACGGTTTGCGTCGACGGAGCAGCTCTACCAGACCATCGACCGCATCGTCTCGACGGTCAACCGCCGCGTCGACGAGTCCTCGCCGATGGTGGACGCACGCCTGCCCACGGGCGAGCGCGTGAACGTGATCATCCCGCCGCTCGCGCTCGACGGGCCGTCGCTGACGATCCGCCGGTTCCCGGCGCCGTACCGGCTCCCCGAGCTGGTCGCCAAGGGCAGCCTCGACCGGCGCACGGCCGCGCTGCTGGGCGCGTGCGTGCGCGCCCGCCTCAACATCGTCGTCTCCGGCGGGACCGGATCGGGCAAGACGACGTTCCTCAACGCGCTGTCGGGCCTCCTGCCCGAGCGCGAGCGCATCGTCACGATCGAGGACGCCGCCGAGCTTCAGCTCCAGCAGCCGCACGTCGTCCGCCTGGAGTCGCGGCCGGCCAACGTCGAGGGGCGTGGCGCCGTCACGATCCGCGACCTGGTGCGCAACAGCCTGCGCATGCGCCCCGACCGCATCGTCGTCGGCGAGGTCCGTGGCGGTGAGGCGCTCGACATGCTGCAGGCGATGAGCACGGGCCACGACGGCTCCCTGGCCACCGTGCACGCCAACAGCGCGTTCGACGCGCTCGGTCGCCTCGAGACGCTGGCGTCGATGAGCGACATCGAGCTGCCCGCGAGCACGCTGCGCGACCAGGTGAACTCGGCGATCGACGTCGTCGTCCACCTGGAGCGCGCGGCGGACGGCAGCAGGCGCGTCGTGGAGGTCGCGGCGCTCGTCTCGCGGCGCCGCAGCGACTACGAGCTGACGCCGCTGGTCGAGTTCGTGCCCGATCGGCTGGGTCCGGAGCGGGTGGTGACCGGCAGGTTCGAGGGCCACCCGCTGCCCTCGACGCTGCGCGATCGACTGACGCTCGCCGGCGAAGCCCTCGGTGGCGAGGCGGCGCCATGA
- a CDS encoding type II secretion system F family protein produces the protein MSVGLIALLLLTTLVACLLAVAALQENAAFDRQVIASADPLGTARPALVARLDEALARTDAGRRLVALLAGAGLTRWSPAVVVLGTVGAASAAAAASVPLLGRAGAVVAMAAVVASVKGWLDRRRRARVERFIAQLPEVARLLANSADAGLAVRRGVEIAAREMAEPAASELGQVAAELSLGRTLRAALAGLSERLPSRELAVLVQTLTIQARAGGALVTALAGIAATLEDRRQLRREIRTAMVGASFSGYLVILMGLGAVILINVLNPGVLDVMLTNLVGQGVVGVSAALFLLGYLMMRRLGRVEP, from the coding sequence ATGAGCGTCGGACTGATCGCGCTGCTGCTGCTCACCACGCTCGTGGCGTGCCTCCTCGCGGTCGCCGCGCTGCAGGAGAACGCGGCGTTCGACCGTCAGGTGATCGCCTCCGCGGACCCCCTCGGCACGGCGCGTCCGGCGCTCGTGGCGAGGCTCGACGAGGCGCTGGCGCGGACCGACGCCGGTCGTCGTCTGGTCGCCTTGCTGGCAGGCGCCGGCTTGACCCGATGGTCACCGGCCGTCGTGGTGCTCGGCACCGTGGGCGCGGCGTCGGCGGCTGCGGCCGCCAGCGTGCCCCTGCTGGGCCGGGCGGGCGCCGTCGTGGCGATGGCCGCCGTCGTCGCGAGCGTCAAGGGTTGGCTCGACCGACGTCGTCGGGCGCGGGTCGAGCGGTTCATCGCCCAACTGCCCGAGGTCGCCCGTCTGCTCGCCAACAGCGCGGACGCCGGCCTCGCCGTGCGCCGCGGGGTGGAGATCGCCGCGCGCGAGATGGCCGAGCCTGCGGCGTCGGAGCTCGGGCAGGTGGCCGCGGAGCTCTCGCTGGGCCGCACGCTGCGCGCGGCGCTCGCAGGGCTCAGCGAGCGGCTGCCGTCGCGCGAGCTGGCGGTGCTCGTCCAGACGCTCACCATCCAGGCCCGCGCCGGTGGCGCGCTCGTCACGGCGCTGGCGGGGATCGCGGCCACCCTGGAGGATCGGCGCCAACTGCGCCGCGAGATCCGCACGGCGATGGTCGGCGCGTCGTTCAGCGGCTACCTGGTGATCCTCATGGGCCTCGGCGCGGTGATCCTCATCAACGTCCTCAACCCCGGCGTGCTCGACGTGATGCTGACGAACCTCGTAGGCCAGGGCGTCGTGGGCGTGTCGGCGGCGCTCTTCCTGCTCGGCTACCTCATGATGCGCCGGTTGGGGCGGGTGGAGCCGTGA
- a CDS encoding type II secretion system F family protein encodes MIALGVAAAAALLLLVAVQGVRLMTSTGLETVEEQYRPAPTSRRAKGFVGLIDALGERAVGTAVRAYGAQRLRRLDVAIRRAGRPDGVTVTVYVRRQAGFAVLSVILLALFALLGQPLVGVPIAVVLTSWMPLWLHATGRTRQQEIDRELPDFLDVLGVTVTAGLGFRQALERVCEFHDGALAEEMRRALQEMAVGVSRREALVGLRERSRSEAIASLVTALLQAEELGVPLVEALAAIAKDVRRERAAAARQAAARAAPKVSLVVTLTILPGALLLIVASVLIANAEVLGGIF; translated from the coding sequence GTGATCGCGCTGGGCGTCGCCGCGGCCGCCGCACTCCTGCTCCTCGTCGCCGTGCAGGGCGTGCGCCTCATGACCAGCACCGGGTTGGAGACGGTCGAAGAGCAGTACCGGCCCGCCCCCACCAGCAGGCGGGCGAAAGGGTTCGTCGGCCTCATCGACGCGCTCGGCGAGCGCGCCGTGGGAACGGCGGTGCGCGCCTATGGGGCGCAGCGGCTGCGCCGCCTGGACGTGGCGATCCGGCGCGCCGGGCGCCCCGACGGGGTGACGGTGACGGTGTACGTGCGGCGACAGGCGGGGTTCGCCGTCCTCAGCGTGATCCTGCTCGCGCTGTTCGCGCTGCTGGGCCAGCCGCTCGTCGGCGTCCCGATCGCAGTCGTGCTCACCTCGTGGATGCCGCTGTGGCTCCACGCCACGGGACGCACGCGGCAACAGGAGATCGACCGCGAGCTGCCGGACTTCCTCGACGTGCTCGGCGTCACCGTGACCGCGGGGCTCGGGTTCCGCCAGGCGCTGGAGCGCGTGTGCGAGTTCCACGACGGCGCGCTCGCCGAGGAGATGCGACGGGCGCTGCAGGAGATGGCGGTGGGGGTCTCGCGGCGCGAGGCGCTGGTGGGGTTGCGTGAGCGGTCTCGGTCCGAGGCGATCGCGTCCCTCGTCACCGCGCTGCTGCAGGCCGAGGAGCTGGGTGTGCCGTTGGTCGAGGCGCTCGCGGCCATCGCCAAGGACGTGCGCCGCGAGCGCGCCGCGGCGGCGCGCCAAGCGGCGGCCCGGGCGGCGCCCAAAGTCTCGCTCGTCGTGACGTTGACGATCCTTCCCGGCGCCCTGCTGCTCATCGTCGCCTCGGTGCTGATCGCGAATGCGGAGGTGCTGGGTGGCATCTTCTGA
- a CDS encoding sensor histidine kinase, whose amino-acid sequence MASSEATTSYAVGGVVRALCSIRLLVLALAGVEALLTPGGAALALVALGATPFSFVPALNWHTRGPRYFRHGVLLSADLAATVVVLASLGVAPLMAAYGAASVALWAVTTPTRVVSAMSVPVAALLVPWRSLTQGWASALSAVITVGAVVGMTWSGRAVGDSVRRQQRLASDLARQRARRCAAETRLSIARDLHDTVAGDLAGLRLLAGGLRARVEADGFDGETAALARQLESCVQAAHGHTRRALDGLRAEADPRAQVASIVERWASLTDVAARVRLSGAFDGVAGQTASDACAVLRELLENVRKHAAASHVGVEVAASDDGGMAVLVEDDGAGMDPLVERRGHYGLQGIRERAASSGGDAVWGQSPLGGVRARVTLRGRAADESSAPLDGEVVR is encoded by the coding sequence GTGGCATCTTCTGAGGCGACGACGTCGTACGCCGTGGGCGGCGTGGTGCGGGCGCTGTGCAGCATCAGGCTGCTCGTGCTGGCGCTCGCGGGCGTCGAGGCGCTCCTGACGCCGGGCGGAGCGGCGCTCGCGCTGGTCGCGCTGGGCGCCACGCCGTTCTCCTTCGTCCCGGCCCTCAACTGGCACACCCGCGGCCCGCGCTATTTTCGCCACGGAGTGCTCCTGTCTGCGGACTTGGCGGCCACCGTCGTCGTGCTCGCGAGCCTGGGCGTGGCGCCGCTGATGGCCGCCTACGGCGCCGCCTCCGTGGCGTTGTGGGCGGTGACCACGCCGACCCGCGTGGTGTCGGCCATGTCCGTGCCCGTGGCCGCGTTGCTCGTCCCGTGGCGGAGCCTGACCCAGGGGTGGGCCTCGGCGCTCAGCGCCGTCATCACGGTGGGCGCTGTGGTGGGGATGACGTGGTCGGGCAGGGCCGTGGGCGACAGCGTGCGTCGTCAGCAGAGATTGGCCTCCGACCTGGCGCGCCAGCGGGCGCGGCGCTGCGCCGCCGAGACGCGGCTGAGCATCGCCCGCGACCTGCACGACACGGTCGCGGGCGACCTCGCCGGCCTGCGTCTGTTGGCGGGCGGCCTGCGCGCGCGGGTCGAGGCCGACGGCTTCGACGGGGAGACCGCCGCGCTCGCGCGCCAACTCGAGTCCTGCGTGCAGGCGGCGCACGGACACACCCGGCGGGCGCTGGACGGGCTGCGCGCCGAGGCGGACCCGCGCGCGCAGGTCGCCTCGATCGTCGAGCGGTGGGCGTCGCTCACCGACGTCGCCGCACGCGTCCGCCTGTCAGGCGCGTTCGACGGCGTCGCGGGGCAGACCGCCAGCGACGCGTGCGCCGTGCTGCGTGAGTTGCTGGAGAACGTCCGCAAGCACGCCGCGGCCTCTCACGTGGGCGTCGAGGTGGCGGCGTCGGATGACGGCGGCATGGCGGTGCTGGTCGAGGACGACGGCGCCGGCATGGACCCGCTGGTGGAGCGACGGGGTCACTACGGGCTGCAGGGGATCCGCGAGCGCGCCGCGTCGTCGGGCGGTGACGCGGTCTGGGGCCAGTCTCCGCTCGGCGGGGTGCGCGCCCGGGTGACACTGCGCGGGCGCGCAGCGGACGAGTCGAGCGCCCCCCTCGACGGCGAGGTGGTCCGGTGA
- a CDS encoding response regulator transcription factor — protein sequence MRVLTVDDNEIIRIGLRAALEGLDGVDRVLDTADPDEARRLVEDGAVDVVLLDVQMPQTSGLDLLPRLAARVPVVMLTHRDDAETLRMAMGAGASGYLVHGALGPAQMADAIRVAVGGSAVVAGAAPRWDVRPHEDTDGRDAVSAAAAHAGLSERETSVMVAIAEGLGNAEIAGSLFLAPKTVKNNVNRIFAKLGVRTRPQAILRWQDLLRASAPTSPPCQAPPIRGPSRGPQALGADPRRG from the coding sequence GTGAGAGTGCTCACGGTTGATGACAACGAGATCATCCGGATCGGCCTGCGCGCGGCGTTGGAGGGCCTCGACGGCGTCGACCGCGTCCTGGACACCGCCGACCCCGACGAGGCCAGACGGCTTGTCGAGGACGGCGCCGTGGACGTCGTCCTCCTCGACGTGCAGATGCCTCAGACGAGCGGCCTCGACCTGCTCCCTCGGCTCGCGGCGCGGGTGCCGGTGGTCATGCTGACGCACCGCGACGACGCCGAGACGCTCCGCATGGCGATGGGAGCGGGAGCGTCGGGATACCTGGTCCACGGCGCGCTGGGGCCCGCGCAGATGGCCGACGCGATCCGGGTGGCCGTGGGTGGCAGCGCCGTCGTCGCCGGAGCGGCGCCGCGGTGGGACGTGCGCCCGCACGAGGACACGGACGGGCGCGACGCCGTGTCCGCCGCGGCGGCGCACGCCGGGTTGAGCGAGCGGGAGACGAGCGTCATGGTCGCGATCGCCGAGGGGCTGGGAAACGCCGAGATCGCGGGCAGTCTGTTCCTCGCGCCCAAGACCGTGAAGAACAACGTGAACCGGATCTTCGCGAAGCTCGGCGTGCGCACGCGGCCCCAGGCGATCCTGCGGTGGCAGGACCTGCTGCGCGCGTCCGCCCCGACCTCACCGCCCTGCCAGGCCCCGCCCATACGGGGCCCGAGCCGGGGCCCGCAGGCCCTGGGGGCTGATCCGCGCCGTGGTTAG
- a CDS encoding OmpA family protein: MERAYYGVDLRVTVRPVEVRDGVAAVWIDYAVQGDADVDRGRRHLIGLAVSGAEASFTHAVRLVEEGRVMPVASTRDGLASAVDSGSFRSGEPRTGVSLHAAPSGESVGVLIPIVGFVADVPVREAGEVFDDVVGQVGEPADASAYELRSYVVGERSAASVEGETSTVTLRSDVLFGSDESALSAQADAALAEAAERIKAAAAGGEVSVVGHTDDVDTEEYNQGLSQRRAASVADRLGGLLGGQYTISAEGRGESEPVAEGTSPEARAANRRVEVAFTGRISVESGVEGELVQTAAPTSSGLDPVTYVARSVGTSYTARVVEVVRTDVGLVGTLRIASDPGDKFPIDSMGGRGSGPAHERGFRAVPRVTGAHSLSLLTPGERVMPWDYEVPDGVGLAQGRRLLGDEVEPFASGPGFLATVVWPDTGQDTVTIDVPDWFRITDVPVTEPR; encoded by the coding sequence GTGGAGCGCGCGTACTACGGGGTCGACCTGCGGGTGACGGTTCGCCCGGTCGAAGTGCGCGACGGGGTGGCCGCGGTCTGGATCGACTACGCGGTCCAGGGCGACGCGGACGTTGACCGGGGCCGTCGGCACCTGATCGGACTGGCGGTCAGTGGCGCGGAGGCGTCGTTCACCCACGCGGTGCGGTTGGTGGAGGAGGGTCGGGTGATGCCGGTCGCCTCGACGCGCGACGGACTGGCGAGCGCGGTCGACTCGGGTTCGTTCAGGTCGGGTGAGCCGCGCACGGGGGTCTCGTTGCACGCGGCGCCCTCGGGGGAGTCGGTGGGGGTGCTGATCCCGATCGTGGGGTTTGTGGCGGATGTGCCGGTGCGTGAGGCGGGTGAGGTGTTCGACGACGTGGTCGGGCAGGTCGGGGAGCCGGCAGACGCGTCGGCGTACGAGCTGCGGTCGTATGTGGTGGGGGAGCGGTCGGCGGCGTCGGTGGAGGGGGAGACCTCGACGGTGACGTTGCGTTCGGATGTGCTGTTCGGGTCGGATGAGTCGGCGTTGTCCGCGCAGGCGGACGCGGCGTTGGCGGAGGCCGCGGAGCGGATCAAGGCGGCGGCTGCCGGGGGCGAGGTGTCGGTGGTGGGTCACACCGACGATGTGGACACCGAGGAGTACAACCAGGGGCTCTCGCAGCGGCGCGCGGCGAGTGTGGCTGATCGTCTGGGTGGGCTGTTGGGCGGGCAGTACACGATCAGCGCTGAGGGTCGGGGCGAGAGCGAGCCGGTGGCCGAAGGGACTTCGCCCGAGGCGCGTGCGGCGAATCGGCGGGTCGAGGTGGCGTTCACGGGCCGGATCTCGGTGGAGTCGGGCGTGGAGGGTGAGCTGGTGCAGACCGCGGCGCCGACGTCGTCGGGGCTGGATCCGGTGACGTATGTCGCCCGGAGCGTGGGGACCTCCTACACGGCGCGGGTGGTCGAGGTCGTGCGCACCGACGTGGGCCTGGTGGGCACGCTGAGGATCGCCTCCGACCCCGGCGACAAGTTCCCGATCGACTCGATGGGCGGCCGGGGCAGCGGCCCGGCTCACGAGCGCGGGTTTCGCGCCGTCCCGCGCGTGACGGGCGCTCACAGTCTGTCGTTGCTGACTCCTGGTGAGCGGGTGATGCCGTGGGACTACGAGGTCCCCGACGGCGTGGGGCTGGCTCAGGGGCGCCGGCTCCTGGGCGACGAGGTGGAGCCGTTCGCGTCGGGGCCGGGGTTCCTGGCGACCGTGGTCTGGCCGGACACCGGTCAGGACACGGTCACGATCGACGTGCCCGACTGGTTCCGCATCACCGACGTCCCGGTCACCGAGCCTCGGTGA
- a CDS encoding prepilin peptidase, translated as MANTQPPPSHRRRGISPRGTPRILARLPGELAGHGRAIVPLAAAATVWAVWASGPGWATPGFVVVAVAGAAHGVIDARTHRLPDAITLPAIVLTLGLLALAALATADGPRLGAAIAGAVVLGAAYGLLHLVNRSGLGLGDVKLAPLLGLPAGWCGWTTVWWAGALPFLLGGVAALTLLVTRRASRNSAIALGPWMLLGAGLALSLHRLAS; from the coding sequence ATGGCGAACACTCAGCCGCCTCCCAGCCATCGACGTCGGGGCATCTCACCACGCGGCACGCCGCGCATCCTGGCGCGCCTGCCGGGTGAGCTCGCCGGGCACGGGCGCGCCATCGTCCCCCTCGCCGCCGCGGCGACCGTGTGGGCGGTCTGGGCCAGCGGCCCCGGGTGGGCGACACCGGGCTTCGTCGTCGTCGCCGTCGCGGGCGCCGCCCACGGCGTCATCGACGCCCGCACCCACCGACTGCCCGACGCCATCACGCTCCCCGCAATCGTCCTCACGCTCGGTCTGCTGGCCCTGGCCGCCCTGGCCACCGCGGACGGCCCACGGCTGGGCGCAGCGATCGCGGGCGCCGTCGTCCTCGGCGCCGCCTACGGGCTCCTGCACCTGGTCAACAGGAGCGGCCTCGGCCTCGGCGACGTCAAGCTCGCGCCGCTGCTGGGCCTGCCCGCCGGCTGGTGCGGCTGGACCACGGTGTGGTGGGCGGGCGCGCTGCCGTTCCTCCTGGGCGGCGTCGCCGCCCTCACGCTCCTGGTCACGCGGCGGGCGAGCCGCAACTCGGCGATCGCGCTCGGCCCGTGGATGCTGCTGGGGGCGGGCCTCGCGCTCAGCCTGCACCGACTCGCCAGTTGA